In Phragmites australis chromosome 24, lpPhrAust1.1, whole genome shotgun sequence, the following are encoded in one genomic region:
- the LOC133907549 gene encoding CASP-like protein 5A3: MRASRPAVHPVEAPPPPPTAPAQPQGEVEGVAHPRGVRMKDPPGAPGTPAGLGLRLAQAFFAAAALAVMASTNDFPSVSAFSYLVAAAILQCLWSLSLAFVDAYALLVKRSLRNPQAVCIFTIGDGITGTLTLGAACASAGITVLIGNDLNICAENHCASFETATAMAFISWFALAPSCIFNFWSMASR; this comes from the exons ATGCGGGCGAGCCGGCCAGCGGTCCACCCTgtggaggcgccgccgccgccgccgacggcgCCGGCGCAGCCGCAGGGGGAGGTGGAGGGCGTCGCGCACCCGCGTGGGGTACGAATGAAAGACCCGCCGGGGGCGCCGGGGACGCCCGCGGGGCTCGGCCTCCGCCTCGCGCAAGCATTCTTCGCAGCCGCCGCGCTCGCCGTCATGGCGTCCACCAACGATTTCCCGTCCGTCTCGGCCTTCAG CTACCTTGTTGCGGCAGCCATTTTGCAATGCTTATGGAGCCTTTCACTAGCCTTTGTGGATGCTTATGCACTTCTTGTCAAACGTTCTTTAAGGAATCCCCAAGCAGTTTGTATATTTACCATTGGAGACGGG ATCACGGGAACACTCACGTTGGGTGCGGCATGTGCATCAGCAGGCATAACTGTTCTCATTGGTAACGATCTTAACATATGCGCAGAAAATCACTGTGCAAGTTTTGAGACTGCCACCGCAATGGCTTTCATCAGCTGGTTTGCACTCGCGCCATCCTGCATCTTTAATTTCTGGTCAATGGCCTCCAGATGA